GCCGCCGGATTGCCGGCCGGGGGCGAGGGCGGTGGCTGGGACGCGCCCGGTGGCGGGGCCATCGGCCGGTCGTACATCTTCGTCGCGTGCCGGGCGGGCGGCGCCTGCTGGCCGGGCTGCGCGGCGTGGCGCGCGGGGGCGTGCTGCACGGTGGGCTGCGGGTCGGGCTGCACCGCGGGCACGGCCGGGGCGGTCGGCGCCGCGGCGATGGCCGCCAGGTGCGGCGTGGTCTTCTCCACATCGGACTCGGAGTCCAGGTCCGGTGGCGGCGGCACCGGTACCGGCACCGGCTGGATGCCCAGCTCGGCGCGCACGCGCAGGAGTTCGTCGAGGAAGGCACCCGCGTCGGCCGGGCGGGCTTCGGGATCGCGGCGGGTCGCGCGCAGCACGAGCTGGTCCAGTGCGGGCGGGATCCCGGCCCGCAGTCGGCTCGGCGCGGGCACGTCGTCGTTCACGTGGCGGTAGGCCACCGAAATCGCCGTGTCGCCGGTGTACGGGGTCTGCCCGGTGAGCATCTCGTAGATCAGGATGCCCGCGGAGTACACGTCGCCGCGCACGCTCGCCGCCCCGACCGTGACCTGCTCGGGGGAGAGGTAGGCGACCGTGCCGAGAATGACGCTGGAGCTGGTGGTTCCCGCGCTGGCGACCGCGCGGACCAGGCCGAAGTCGCCCACCTTCACCACGCCGGCGCCCAGCTGGCCACCGCGGCCGATGAGCACGTTCTCCGGCTTGACGTCGCGGTGCACCAGCCCGGCGCGATGGGCGGCGGCGAGCGCGGAGAGCACCGGCTCGGCCACCGACAGCGCCAGCGCGATGTCCAGCGGGCCCTGCTCGGTGAGCACCTCGCGCAGCGTGCCGCCGTCGACCAGCTCCATCACCAGGAAGGCGCGGCCGACCTCGGCCGAGGTGTCCAGGCCCTGGTCGTGCACGGCGACCACGTTCTGGTGGTGCAGCTTGGCCGCCGAGCGGGCCTCGCGCTCGAAGCGGTCGACGAAGGAGCGGTCGTCGGCGAACCGCGGGTCCATGACCTTGATCGCGACCGCCCGGTCCAGCCGGGTGTCCACCCCGCGGTAGACCGAGGACATGCCACCGCGGGCGAGCAGCCGGTCGACCCGGTACCGCCGGTCGAGCAGCGTGCCGACCAGGCTGGCTTCCGTGCGTGTCACGGTTGACGATCGTACGGATGTGACCATGCACCGTGGGACGTGCCCTACCGGGTGATGGTTGACCTTGTTGAGGTTTCGTTACGCCATCGGTGCCTGGGCGCGGGCTGTGGCACAGTGTCCGTGTGAGTGCGATTCCTGTCGCTGATGACGTGCTCGACGCCGATGTGGCCGTGCTTCCGATCGGGGAAGTGGCCACCGCGCTCGGTCAGTCGGCCAACAAGGTCCGGCAGCTGCTCAGGGACGGTCAGCTGATCGCCGTGCGGCGCTCCGGCGAGCTGATGGTTCCGGAAGTCTTCCTGGTCGGGAGCTCGATCGTGAAGGGACTCGGCGGCACCATCACCGTGCTCGCGGACGCCGGTTTCGGGCGCACGGAGATGCTCCGCTGGCTGTTCGCCGAGGACGAGACCCTGCCCGGCACCACGCCGATCAACGCTCTGCGCACCAGCCACGGCACCGAGGTCAAGCGCCGCGCCCAGGCGATGGCCTTCTAGCGCCGGCGCTGGGCACCAGCCCGCTGTTCACTCCCCGTTCGGCCGCGCGGCCGAACGGGTGATTTCCAGTCGCACCCGTCCCACCTGCGCTTCCGCACGCCTGGAAAGTGTTCACGTACGTGAAAGTAAGTCACAAGTGTGATTCACTTCGCAGCCGAGACTTCCAACGACCGAAATCGGCTCGTAAGACGTACGTCACACAACTCGCGCGGGTGAACTTCAGGGAGGTGCGATGGAGACGCTGGACTGGATAGTGGTCGGCGCTTACTTCTTCGTGATGGTGGCGATCGGCCTGTGGTCGAAGAACCGCATCCGGAACGTGGTCGACTTCTTCACCGCCGGCGGCCGGATGCCGTGGTGGCTGTCCGGGATCTCGCACCACATGTCGGGCTACAGCGCCGTCATGTTCGTGGCCTTCGCCAGCGAGGCGTACCGGCTCGGGCTGACCGTGTACGTCTGGTGGGCGCTGACCATCGGCGTCGGGGTCGGGATCGGCAGCTGGCTGTTCGCCGCGCGCTGGAACCGGTTGCGCGCCAAGCACGGCGTGGCCTCACCGCTGGAGTACCTGGCCCGGCGCTACAACGTGCCGACCCAGCAGGTGATGGCGTGGTCCGGCGCGGTGCTCAAGGTGGTCGACATCGCGGCGAAGTGGTCCGCGGTGGCGATCCTGCTGCGCGGGTTCGCCGGGGTGCCGATCGAGGTCGGCATCCTGCTGGTCGGCGTGGTGACGATGATCTACTCGGTGATGGGCGGGCTGTGGGCCGACGCGCTCACCGACTTCGGCCAGTTCATCATCCAGGCCGCGGCAGGCATCGTGATGTTCGTGGCGGTGGCC
The genomic region above belongs to Amycolatopsis sp. YIM 10 and contains:
- a CDS encoding Rv2175c family DNA-binding protein, with protein sequence MSAIPVADDVLDADVAVLPIGEVATALGQSANKVRQLLRDGQLIAVRRSGELMVPEVFLVGSSIVKGLGGTITVLADAGFGRTEMLRWLFAEDETLPGTTPINALRTSHGTEVKRRAQAMAF
- a CDS encoding Stk1 family PASTA domain-containing Ser/Thr kinase — its product is MTRTEASLVGTLLDRRYRVDRLLARGGMSSVYRGVDTRLDRAVAIKVMDPRFADDRSFVDRFEREARSAAKLHHQNVVAVHDQGLDTSAEVGRAFLVMELVDGGTLREVLTEQGPLDIALALSVAEPVLSALAAAHRAGLVHRDVKPENVLIGRGGQLGAGVVKVGDFGLVRAVASAGTTSSSVILGTVAYLSPEQVTVGAASVRGDVYSAGILIYEMLTGQTPYTGDTAISVAYRHVNDDVPAPSRLRAGIPPALDQLVLRATRRDPEARPADAGAFLDELLRVRAELGIQPVPVPVPPPPDLDSESDVEKTTPHLAAIAAAPTAPAVPAVQPDPQPTVQHAPARHAAQPGQQAPPARHATKMYDRPMAPPPGASQPPPSPPAGNPAAGYEEQPPPRNRKRMYLVLGLVVLLIGGTIGAATWWYSGGRYAQVPKLAGMSQAEAGDLLRAAQLNPAYTKELHNTVPAGTVIRTDPDAGAEVLLDEQVSVVVSEGQPVVPDIKPGADPATAEQSIRLVKLEPRLDSTLDDYSPTVPKGSVVKVQPNPGSKANIGDPVLIGLSKGPPPLPVPDVTGKSKDEAFRALTEAGFQPFEAGEEFVQNVPAGKVSKTSPAGGTTVTGGDKRVGVFISSAVQVPNVVGRSPKEAAKILREAGLDPDFKRGRDDENNDFNLVLETDPPAGTPVGKGTKIKIRTFL